The following coding sequences lie in one Phaenicophaeus curvirostris isolate KB17595 chromosome 5, BPBGC_Pcur_1.0, whole genome shotgun sequence genomic window:
- the FOXA1 gene encoding hepatocyte nuclear factor 3-alpha produces MLGTVKMEGHETSDWNSYYADTQEAYSSVPVSNMNSGLGSMNTMNTYMTMNTMTTSGNMTSSSFNMSYANTGLGAGLSPGAVAGMPTGSAGPVNGMPAGVAAMGTALSPGGINAMSAQPAPMNGLSPYSGMNPCMSPMAYTQSNLGRTRDAKTFKRSYPHAKPPYSYISLITMAIQQAPSKMLTLSEIYQWIMDLFPYYRQNQQRWQNSIRHSLSFNDCFVKVARSPDKPGKGSYWTLHPDSGNMFENGCYLRRQKRFKCEKPANSKAPQEGRKDQAGASSSSSNSPLHRGHNKPVQLDTATSLSSSNPSTSPQSVDHSGSSTELKTSASAASSTISSVPTLASVPHPPHSLAHEPQLHLKGDPHYSFNHPFSINNLMSSSEQQHKLDFKAYEQALQYSSYGASIPGGLPLGSASMAGRSSIEPSALEPSYYQGVYSRPVLNTS; encoded by the exons ATGTTAGGGACTGTGAAAATGGAAGGGCATGAAACCAGCGACTGGAACAGCTACTACGCCGACACTCAGGAG GCCTATTCCTCGGTACCCGTGAGCAACATGAATTCGGGGCTGGGCTCCATGAACACCATGAACACCTACATGACCATGAACACCATGACGACAAGCGGCAACATGACCTCCAGTTCTTTCAACATGTCCTACGCCAACACGGGGCTGGGAGCCGGGCTGAGCCCCGGTGCCGTGGCCGGCATGCCTACAGGCTCCGCGGGGCCAGTGAACGGCATGCCAGCTGGTGTGGCCGCCATGGGAACGGCGCTGAGCCCCGGTGGCATCAACGCCATGTCAGCCCAGCCAGCCCCCATGAACGGGCTGAGCCCCTACAGTGGTATGAACCCCTGCATGAGCCCCATGGCCTACACCCAGTCCAACCTCGGCAGGACACGGGACGCCAAAACCTTCAAGCGGAGCTACCCCCATGCCAAGCCACCCTACTCCTACATCTCCCTCATCACCATGGCCATCCAGCAAGCGCCCAGCAAGATGCTGACGTTGAGTGAGATCTACCAGTGGATCATGGACCTTTTCCCCTACTACCGGCAGAACCAGCAGCGCTGGCAGAACAGTATCCGCCACTCGCTCTCCTTTAACGACTGCTTTGTCAAGGTGGCCCGGTCCCCCGACAAGCCCGGCAAAGGCTCCTACTGGACCTTGCACCCCGACTCTGGCAACATGTTTGAAAACGGCTGCTACCTCCGCCGGCAAAAACGCTTCAAGTGCGAGAAGCCAGCGAACAGCAAAGCCCCTCAGGAGGGCAGGAAAGATCAGGCCGGGGCCTCCAgttccagttccaactccccccTGCACAGAGGCCACAATAAACCTGTGCAGCTGGACACAGCcacctccctctccagctccaacCCATCCACCAGCCCCCAGTCTGTGGACCACAGTGGATCGAGCACGGAGCTAAAGACCTCGGCCTCCGCCGCCTCCTCCACCATCAGCTCCGTCCCCACCTTGGCCTCTGTTCCGCACCCTCCTCACTCCTTAGCCCATGAACCCCAGCTCCACCTCAAGGGCGATCCCCACTACTCCTTCAACCATCCCTTTTCCATCAACAACCTCATGTCCTCCTCggagcagcagcacaagctgGACTTCAAAGCCTACGAGCAGGCACTGCAATATTCCTCCTACGGGGCCAGCATTCCTGGTGGGCTGCCCCTGGGCAGCGCCTCCATGGCCGGCCGGAGCAGCATCGAGCCCTCGGCCCTAGAGCCCTCCTACTACCAAGGTGTGTATTCCAGACCCGTGCTAAACACCTCCTAG